The genomic DNA CGCCGCTGCAGCGCTGCGATGCCGGCCATCATGGCCGCGCCATACGAGGGCATCGGACCCTCGGCCGTCTCGATGACGACGGCCTCGCCACAGCTTTCCTCATGCTTTTGCAGGATCCAGTAGAAATGGCCGGCGGACGGTTCGTCGACCACCAGTTCGACGGTGTCGGTGCTCATGACGGTGGCGGCGGCTACTGCGCGAACATCAGCGCCAGGCGCTGCGCATCCTGCTCGGCGTCGCCCAGCGCATCCTGCATCGAAGCCCGCAGCTCGCAGCACACGTGGACGACGCGGTCCTGCGAGGCGTCGCGGATCTTCACCACGCCCGACCACCAGCCGAGGTGCCGCTGGCAATCGAGCAGCATGATCTGCCCATGGGCCTGCGCGAACACGGTCTGCCGCCGGCGGCGGCGCAGGCGGGTTTGCCGCACGATCCGGGCGCGACGCGCGGCCGACAGCCAGTGCAGGGCACGCGCGGACGAAGTCCTCAGGGCGGTGATCATGGCAGTCCTCGACTTGAATACCAAAGACTTCATTTAACGCGCTTCCCCTTCCGCACGGAAGCGCAGAAGTCACGTTTGGGACGGCAGCCTCAACCGATCCGCCGTTTCGTGCAAAAGCGCACGCGCCCGACGGCCCGCAGCGCCCGCGGGCGTCGCTGAAAGCGCACATCCGCGGGCGGGGTCCCGGACCCGCACTTCCTCGGCTTGCGCCGAACTGCCCGATCCCGTACGCTGGTTTGCCGTCAAGGCGGTGCACGCGATCCCAACCAGGCAGTCCGGTCCGCCTCCGGGCTGAAGGAGACCCGCCCATGCCAAGCCGATCGAACGGCCTCGCGGCCGAAATGGAAGCTGTGCGCACACTGGCGCTCGTCGGTGCCTCGGCCAGCGGCAAGACCACGCTGGCCGAAGCGCTGCTGTACCGCTCGGGCGCCATCGGCGCGCCGGGCAGCATCGAGCGCGGCAGCACCGTCAGCGACCACGATCCGCTTGAGCGCCGCATGCAGCATTCGCTCAATGCCTCGGTGCTGAACCTCGTGCATGCCGGCACGCGGATCCATTTCATCGATACCCCCGGCGGCCCCGATTTCCTCGGCCAGAGCCTGCCGGCGCTGGAGGCGGTGGAGACCGCGGCCATCGTCATCAATGCCGCGATCGGCATCGAACCAATGGCGCTGCGCATGATGACGTACGCGGCCTCGCGCCATCTGACCCGCATGGTCATCGTCAACAAGATCGACGCCCAGGGCGTCGATCTGGCGGGCCTGCTGGCGCAGATCCAGACCGCCTTCGGCCGCGAATGCCTGCCGCTCAATCTGCCGGACGCCGGCGGCACGCAGGTGGTGGACTGCTTCTACAACCGCGAGGGCCATTCCGACATCGGCGCCGTCGATGCGGCCCACCGCGCGCTGGTCGAGCAGGTGGTCGAGGTCGATGCCGCCTTCGTCGACCGCTACCTCGAGGACGGCGACGTCGATCCGGCCGAGCTGCATGTGCCGCTCGAACAGGCGCTGCGCGAAGGCCATCTGATCCCGGTGTGCTTCGTCTCGGCGCGCACCGGTGCCGGCGTGGCCGAGCTGCTGGACGTGATCGTCAAGCTGCTGCCCGATCCGACCGAGGCCAACCCGCCCGACTTCCTCGTCGGCGAGGGCGCCGACGCGCAGCCGCTGCGCGCATTGCCGGACCCCTCGCTGCACGTGCTGGCGCACGTGTTCAAGGTCACGGTCGATCCGTATGTCGGCAAGCTGGGCATCTTCCGCGTCTACCAGGGCACGCTCACGCGCGACAGCCAGCTCTATGTCGGCGATGGCCGCAAGCCCTTCAAGGTCGGCCACCTGTTCATGCTGCAAGGCAAGGACCATGTCGAGGTGCAGCGCGCGCTGCCGGGCGACATCGTGGCAGTGGCCAAGGTCGACGAGATCCAGTTCGACGCGGTGCTGCACGACGCGGCCGAGGACGATCACGTGCACCTCGCTCCGCTGGACTTCCCGATCCCGGTGCACGGCCTGGCGATCGAGCCCAAGCGGCACGGCGACGAGCAGCGCGCCTGGGAGATCCTCGGCAAGCTGGTCGCCGAGGACCCGTGCCTGCGGCTGGAGCACGCCAGCGTCACCAACGAGACCATCGTCTACGGCCTGGGCGAGCTGCACCTGCGCGTGCTGCTCGACCGGCTGCGCGAGGTCTACCGCTTCGAGGTCAACACGCGGCCGCCGCGCATCGCCTACCGCGAGACGGTGACGGCGCCGGCCGAAGGCCATCACCGCCACAAGAAGCAGACCGGCGGCGCCGGCCAGTTCGGCGAGGTCTACCTGCGCATCGAGCCGCTGGCGCGCGGCGCCGGCTTCGAGTTCGTCGACGAGGTGCGCGGCGGCACCATCCCGGGCCAGTTCATTCCCGCGGTCGAGAAGGGTGTGCGCGAAGTGCTGGTGCATGGCGCGATCGCCGGCTATCCGGTGGTCGACGTGCGCGTGGTGGTCTACGACGGCAAACACCACAGCGTCGACAGCAAGGACATCGCTTTCGCCACCGCCGGCCGCAAGGCCTTCATGGCGGCGATCCGCGGCGCGCGGCCGATCGTGCTGGAGCCGGTGGTCCGGATCGACATCGCCGCGCCCGACCATGCGATCGGCGACGTCACCGGCGACCTGTCGGTGCGGCGCGGCCTGGTCAGCGGCACCTCCAACGTGACGGCGGGCACGGTGCTGATCCACGGGCAGGCGCCGATGTCCGAACTGTCGGGCTACCAGTCGCGGCTCAACGCGATGACCAGCGGGCAGGGGCGCTACACCATCTCGCTGTCGCACTACGAGGCCGTGCCGCCGACGGTGCAACAGACGCTGGTCGGCCAGCATCAGGTGCACGAAGACGACTGAGCCGCACGCGGCGGCCGCGCGTCAGACGTTGCTCGTCGCGCGCACTTCGTCGATGCTGGTCTGCCCCGCCAGCACCTTCTCGATGCCGTCCTGGCGCAGCGTGCGCATGCCTTCGCGCAGCGCGGTCTCCTGCAGCAGCTCGGCGCGCGAGCCGGTCTGTACCAGGTGGCGCAGCTCGCGCGTCATCACCATCAGCTCGTGCACGCCGACACGGCCCTTGTAGCCGGTCTTGTCGCAGGCCGGGCAACCGACGCTGGTGTAGCGCTGCAGCCGGCCCTCGCGGCCATGGCGTTCCACCCACTCGGCATGCAGCGCCTCGCGCGCAGCCGGTGTGTCGCCGGCGCCGAAGACGTGCATGTAGTCGGACATCAGCTCCTCGACTTCCTCGGGCGTCGCCGGCCGGCTCTCGATGCACTGCGAACACAGCCGCCGCACCAGGCGCTGCGCCAGCACGCCGAGCAGCGAGTCGGCGAAGTTGAACGGGTCCATGCCCATGTCGAGCAGGCGCGTCACGGTCTCGGGTGCGCTGTTGGTGTGCAGCGTCGACAGCACCAAGTGGCCCGTCAGCGATGCCTCGATCGCGGTCTTGGCAGTTTCCTCGTCGCGGATCTCGCCGACCATGATCACGTCCGGGTCGGCGCGCAGGAAGGCGCGCAGCGCCTTGGCGAAGGTCCACTCGATGCGCGGGTTGACCTGCACCTGGCGCAGGCCGGCCTGGGTGATTTCGACCGGATCCTCGGCGGTCCAGATCTTGCGCTCCGGCACGTTGATCTGCATCAGCGCCGAGTGCAGCGTGGTGGTCTTGCCCGAGCCGGTCGGGCCGACGCACAGCACCATGCCGTAGGGTCGGTTGATGGCGCGCTTGAGGTGCTCCAGGTTGTAGGGCGAGAGCCCGAGACGGTCGAGCGCGATCGGCTTGGCCGAGGCCAGGATCCGCATCACCACGTCCTCCAGGCCGTTGTTGGTCGGGATGGTCGCAACGCGCAGCTCGATGCGGTGCTGCGGCGAGAACTTGGCGAAGTTGATCTTGCCGTCCTGGGGCTTGCGCTTCTCGCTGATGTCGAGGTCGCACATGATCTTGACGCGCGCGATCATCGCGTTGCGGTAGTTCGGCGGCAGCTCGAGGTAGGTGCGCAGCCGGCCGTCCTTGCGAAAGCGGATGCGGATCTTCTCGCGGCCCGGGTAGCTCTCGATGTGGATGTCGGACACGCCTTCGCGGTGCGCCTCGAGGATCATGCGGTTGATCAGGCGCACCAGCGAGTTGTCCGACTGCTCGATGGGCGCATCGTCGTCGGAAGGGTTCTGGCCTTCCTTCTCCAGCGTTTCGATCAGCTCGCTGGTGTCGGTGAGCTGGAAGTCGATCGAGCCCTGTGTTTCCAACGAGCGCGAGCGGCCTTCGACCGAGCCGATCTTCTCGTAGGCCGCGCGTTGCACGCCGTCGAGGTCGGCGGTCTGGCCGAGCACCGCGACCACCTTCATCTGCGCGCTGAACTCGGCCTCGTCGATGGCCGCATGGCGGTTGATCGGGTCGTCCATCGCCAGGATCAACCGTCCGTCGTGGATCAGGAGCGGCATGACCTGCAGGCGCTCGGCGACCGCATGGCCGATCTTGCGCAGCGCATCGGCCTCGGTCGGAAAGGCGTCCAGGTTCACCAGCGGGTAGCCCATCTTGCGCGCCAGCGCGGTCTGCAGATCGGGCCGCGTGACGATGCCCATGCGCACCAGCACTTCGCCCAGCGGCACGCTGCGGTCGAGCTGCTGCTGCGCCAGCGCATCGCCGAGTTCGCGCTCGGTGATCATGCCGAGCGAAGTCAGTGCCTCGCCGATGCGAACGATCGGCATGCGGGCCTGCCGTTCGATGGCTTCGAGCAATTGCTCGCGCGAGCTCACCTGCGTCGACGACAGCAGTTCGCCGATGTTGTGCGCCTCTGCCTCGCCCGGGCCTTCGGCGGCCTTCGGCGCGGCCGCGCCCTTGCCGACCTCGAAGCGCTGCAGGCTGGCGCGCGGCACGAACAGGCGCCAGACCGAGCCATCGTCGCCGGCCGGCGGGAACAGGAACAGCCCGAAGCCGGTCTCGACATGGCCCAGGGTCTCGCCGGTCAGCTCGTCGCCATCGTTCAGCAGCACCCGGTAGCCGGAGACCTTGCGCGGGCCGGACACGGCAAAAGGCGCCAGCGGCGCGATCAGCGTCAGCGTACGGAACTGGTCGAAGCGCACCGTGACCCGCGTGCGCGCCTGCGGCAGCTGCACGTGGACCACTTCGTTGACGGCCGAGAAATGCGTCATGCGGCCAGTCACGCGCTTGGCATTCAGGCCGACGACCTCGCAGGGCTGCGGCTCGAGCGGCGTCGCGGCCGCGACCTCCTTCGCATACGGAGGATTGGGCCAGGCGAATTCCGCACCCCGGCCCCCCGCGGATGCGGCCGTCGCCTTCGGGGTTTCTGCACTGGAGGGCTGGATCGGGGTCATGTCGATTCCTGTAGGGGTGCGCGCGGTTCGGACAGGGCGCCATGGTAGGCCAGCCGCACCGGGCTGCCGGCAAGCCCGGGTGACCATGCCGTGGAAAAAGGCACACGATGCGCGCGGCACCGCATCCTTTGGCGCTGCCCGT from Variovorax sp. PBL-E5 includes the following:
- a CDS encoding GspE/PulE family protein, with the translated sequence MSSTQVSSREQLLEAIERQARMPIVRIGEALTSLGMITERELGDALAQQQLDRSVPLGEVLVRMGIVTRPDLQTALARKMGYPLVNLDAFPTEADALRKIGHAVAERLQVMPLLIHDGRLILAMDDPINRHAAIDEAEFSAQMKVVAVLGQTADLDGVQRAAYEKIGSVEGRSRSLETQGSIDFQLTDTSELIETLEKEGQNPSDDDAPIEQSDNSLVRLINRMILEAHREGVSDIHIESYPGREKIRIRFRKDGRLRTYLELPPNYRNAMIARVKIMCDLDISEKRKPQDGKINFAKFSPQHRIELRVATIPTNNGLEDVVMRILASAKPIALDRLGLSPYNLEHLKRAINRPYGMVLCVGPTGSGKTTTLHSALMQINVPERKIWTAEDPVEITQAGLRQVQVNPRIEWTFAKALRAFLRADPDVIMVGEIRDEETAKTAIEASLTGHLVLSTLHTNSAPETVTRLLDMGMDPFNFADSLLGVLAQRLVRRLCSQCIESRPATPEEVEELMSDYMHVFGAGDTPAAREALHAEWVERHGREGRLQRYTSVGCPACDKTGYKGRVGVHELMVMTRELRHLVQTGSRAELLQETALREGMRTLRQDGIEKVLAGQTSIDEVRATSNV
- the fusA gene encoding elongation factor G; translated protein: MPSRSNGLAAEMEAVRTLALVGASASGKTTLAEALLYRSGAIGAPGSIERGSTVSDHDPLERRMQHSLNASVLNLVHAGTRIHFIDTPGGPDFLGQSLPALEAVETAAIVINAAIGIEPMALRMMTYAASRHLTRMVIVNKIDAQGVDLAGLLAQIQTAFGRECLPLNLPDAGGTQVVDCFYNREGHSDIGAVDAAHRALVEQVVEVDAAFVDRYLEDGDVDPAELHVPLEQALREGHLIPVCFVSARTGAGVAELLDVIVKLLPDPTEANPPDFLVGEGADAQPLRALPDPSLHVLAHVFKVTVDPYVGKLGIFRVYQGTLTRDSQLYVGDGRKPFKVGHLFMLQGKDHVEVQRALPGDIVAVAKVDEIQFDAVLHDAAEDDHVHLAPLDFPIPVHGLAIEPKRHGDEQRAWEILGKLVAEDPCLRLEHASVTNETIVYGLGELHLRVLLDRLREVYRFEVNTRPPRIAYRETVTAPAEGHHRHKKQTGGAGQFGEVYLRIEPLARGAGFEFVDEVRGGTIPGQFIPAVEKGVREVLVHGAIAGYPVVDVRVVVYDGKHHSVDSKDIAFATAGRKAFMAAIRGARPIVLEPVVRIDIAAPDHAIGDVTGDLSVRRGLVSGTSNVTAGTVLIHGQAPMSELSGYQSRLNAMTSGQGRYTISLSHYEAVPPTVQQTLVGQHQVHEDD